CTGCTGGGCCACTCCTTCGGCGGAACGCTCGCGCTGGAGTACGCGGCGCGCTACCCCGAGCGCGTGACGGGCCTGGTGGTGGTCAACGGCTTCTCCGACGCGGACAGCACCTTCGCCACCTGGAAGCGCGAGCTCGAGCGCCTCCACCCCGAGCGGATGACGGCGCCGGCGAGCGCCTCTGGAGACACCTCGGACTACGCGCAGGTGATGCGGGCGCTGCGGGGCATGGACGGGCAGGCCTTCTTCAACAAGCTCCAGTTCCGCAGCCCCATGTACCAGCAGATGGAGGAGGCGGTGGACGCGGAGAGCGGCCTGCGCAACACGGGGGAGCTGTCACAGACCCTGTTCTCCACCGAGCTGCAGCGCTACCACTTCGCGGCCTCCTCGCAGGTCACCGCGCCGGTGCTCGTCATCGGAGGCCGGTACGACCATTCCATCGGCCTGGAGAGCATGCAGGCGCTGGCGCAGTCACTGCCCCACGCCACCTTCCTCGAGTACGAGCAGAGCGCGCACTTCCCCTACCTGGAGGAGTCGGAGCGCTTCGCCTACGACGTGAACCAGTTCCTCTCGTCCTTGCCGTGAGCACTCCCACCCTCGCCCTCCGGGAGAGGGGACGGGGGTGAGGGTTTCCGGGCCCCGGGCTCAACACCCGGGGGCCCTGCGGTGCCTCAAGGACCCGGAGTCACGCGGCCGGCGGCGCCCCCCACCTCGGTGGAGCCCACGACCTGGCGCTGGGCCTGATCGAACTCGACATCCAGCAGCCTGCCCGAGCCCTGAGGGGCCAGCCCGAAGCGGATGCGCCAGTAGTTGGGACGCACCTGCACGGCCTCGGCGACCTCCACGACGTCATAGCCGGAGGAGACGGCGTACTCCTGGCCTATCCGCACGACGTCGCGGTAGCCGAGCTCCTGCTGCACGCTGTTGGGAGGCTCCGGGTACATCCGGCGCTCCTGGGTCGGTCCAACGCAACCGATGCCGAGGAGGGTCGAGGAGAGAACGAGGGCAATGGCGGGGCGGAGAGGGACCATGACAGTCCAAAGGTGAGCATGGCCCGTGCCAAAGGGGGCTCCCTCGCGACGCGACGAGAGCCCCGGCGCCCGGCACGCAAGCGTTGCGGCCCGGGGAATCCCGAGCCGCACCCCTTGCGCCCACCCTCCGCGCGGGAGGTGAGGCTAGAGCTTGTCCTTGTTGGTGTTGACCGCGGGCGAGAGCACCTGCTTGCTCACCACCTCGTCGAGGATGCCGTACTGCCGGGCCTCCTCGGCGCTCATGAAGTAGTCGCGCTCGGTGTCCTTCTCGATGCGCTCCACGGTGTGGCCCGTGTGCTTCACGATGAGGCCGTTGATGTAGGCGCGCAGGCGGAGGATCTCCTTGGCCTGGATGTCGATGTCGGAGGCCTGACCCTGGGCGCCGCCGAGCGGCTGGTGGATCATGATGCGCGCGTTGGGCAGGGCGTAGCGCTTGCCCGGAGCCCCGGCGAGCAGGAGCAGGGCGCCCATCGAGGCCGCCTGGCCGATGCAGATGGTGGACACCGGACACTTGACGTACTGCATCGTGTCGTAGATGGCGAGGCCCGCCGTCACCGAGCCGCCCGGCGAGTTGATGTAGAGGTTGATGCCCTTGTCGGGGTCCTCGGACTCGAGGAAGAGCAGCTGGGCGACGATGATGTTGGCCACTTCATCGGTCACCGGCGTGCCGAGCATGACGATGCGGTCCTTGAGGAGCCGGCTGTAGAGGTCGTATGCGCGCTCGCCCCGGTGGGTGGTCTCGATGACGAAGGGGATGTTCATGGCCTTCCAACACTAATCCGCCTTGCCGCCGGGCGCCCGTCCGTTCTTTCCGGACCGTGCTCCAGGTTACGCTCGGGGCCCACCCCGGGCCTCCCCATGAACGCCTCCGACATCGATGCCATCCTCGCCGCCACCCTGGAGGACCGGACGCTGACGCGCACGGAGCGGCAGGCGCTCCAGGCCGTCCTGGACGACCGCAAGGCGGGGGAGGCCGTGCTGGCCCTCTTCCGCTCGAGGGCCTTCGAGCTGGCGCGTGACGCGGTGAGTGACCCCCGGGCCCGGGAGGTGATTGGTTGGCTGGAGGACACGGTGAAGGCCCTGCAGCCCTCGCGCGAGCTGCGGGAGACGAGCCGGATGGAGGCGCACTTCAGCCCCGGGGAGGCCCCCTTGAGGGCGATCGTCCGGCTCATCGGCGAGGCACGGGGGAGCGCGGACGTGTGTGTGTTCACCATCACGGACGACCGCATCACCCGGGCGCTGCTGGAGGCGCACGAGCGGGGTGTGCGCGTGCGGGTGGTGACGGACGGGGACAAGGCGATGGATGCGGGCTCGGACATCCACCGGTTGCGGCATGCGGGAGTGGCCGTGCGGGTGGACCAGACGGTGGCCCACATGCACCACAAGTTCGCCGTGTTCGACCGGTTGCGGCTGCTGACGGGCAGCTACAACTGGACCCGCTCAGCCGCGGACGAGAACCACGAGAACGTGCTCGTGTCGGATGACTCCCGGCTGGTGCTCCCCTTCTGCCGGGCCTTCGACGACCTCTGGGCGGCGCTGGGGTGAGGCTCCCTGCCCGCCCTCCGTCCAGGCATGGGGCGGGGATTGGCCGGACACCCCACCCCACCCCACCCTGAGCAGCCGGGGGAGGTGCACATGGGACTGTTGGGTGAAACGGTGGGGCAGACGCTGGGGGCCCTGTTGTCGCCGCAATTCCGTGCCATCTCGGGACTGCGCCACGCGCGCGCCGTGCATGCCGAGGGCATCTGTCTCCAGGCCGAGGTCGTTCCCGTGAGGACCGATCCACCCTTCCTGGACGTGGCCAGCCGGCTCGCGGGCCCGGCGCTCGTGCGGCTCTCCACCGCCACCTGGCGGGGCGGACGCGAGTGGCCGGACATCCTCGGGGCCTCGGTGCGCTTCCGGCGCGACACGCGCCTCACCGAGGAGGCCTCACCCGGAGACCAGGACCTGCTCTGCGCCACCCTGCGCCATGTCTGGACGTTGGGCCCCGCCTTCCTCACCACCCGCGTCCACGACTGGCTCCAGAACGACTACTACGGCCTCGCGCCCTTCACGGTACAGGGACTCGGAAAGACGAAGCTGCGGCTCACCTCGCCACGCGGCCCCCAGCGCTATGGCTCGCGGGTGGCGCGGCTGCGCGACGCCATGCACGACGGCAATGCCCTGCTCACCTTCGAGGTGCTCCCCCTGGAGCATGGGCTGCCGCGTACCTGGACCCCCCTCGCCGACATCGTCCTGCGCGAGGAGGTGGTGTTGGACCCGGCGCGTCTGCGCTTCAATCCCTTCCGCGATGGGCTCGGCATCCGCCCTCGCGGCTTCCTGCACGCCATGCGGCTCCCCGTCTACCGCCAGAGCCAGAAGGGCCGCGTCGAGCACTGAGCGGCGCGCTACTGCGCGGCCAGGATCATGAAGCGCTGGACATGGACGAGCTTGTCTCCGTGCTTGACCTCGAGCCGGTACTGACCCGTTGGCCAGCCGTTGGTGGGCCGCGCCAGCGTGAAGGTCGCCGCCATCTTGTCCGCGGCCGTCACGTTGGCGGAGGCGATGACCGTGTTCTTCGGTGCGGCCTTGCCCACGTCCTCGGCGATGAAGGTGCCCGTGAGCTTCGTCCCCCCCGGC
The sequence above is drawn from the Archangium gephyra genome and encodes:
- a CDS encoding alpha/beta fold hydrolase, coding for MLSSRPGFLACAVLCALVSACAHHMPRSDTHPGPPLAPGEHQRIVNGVRLYYRIAGEAPAGRAPVLFLHGGPGHNSYSFARLMGPHLEKERRMVYLDQRGCGRSERPWDDRYSLEVLVSDLEALRQELGVERWVLLGHSFGGTLALEYAARYPERVTGLVVVNGFSDADSTFATWKRELERLHPERMTAPASASGDTSDYAQVMRALRGMDGQAFFNKLQFRSPMYQQMEEAVDAESGLRNTGELSQTLFSTELQRYHFAASSQVTAPVLVIGGRYDHSIGLESMQALAQSLPHATFLEYEQSAHFPYLEESERFAYDVNQFLSSLP
- the clpP gene encoding ATP-dependent Clp endopeptidase proteolytic subunit ClpP → MNIPFVIETTHRGERAYDLYSRLLKDRIVMLGTPVTDEVANIIVAQLLFLESEDPDKGINLYINSPGGSVTAGLAIYDTMQYVKCPVSTICIGQAASMGALLLLAGAPGKRYALPNARIMIHQPLGGAQGQASDIDIQAKEILRLRAYINGLIVKHTGHTVERIEKDTERDYFMSAEEARQYGILDEVVSKQVLSPAVNTNKDKL
- a CDS encoding phospholipase D-like domain-containing protein, which codes for MNASDIDAILAATLEDRTLTRTERQALQAVLDDRKAGEAVLALFRSRAFELARDAVSDPRAREVIGWLEDTVKALQPSRELRETSRMEAHFSPGEAPLRAIVRLIGEARGSADVCVFTITDDRITRALLEAHERGVRVRVVTDGDKAMDAGSDIHRLRHAGVAVRVDQTVAHMHHKFAVFDRLRLLTGSYNWTRSAADENHENVLVSDDSRLVLPFCRAFDDLWAALG